A genomic segment from Nicotiana tabacum cultivar K326 chromosome 9, ASM71507v2, whole genome shotgun sequence encodes:
- the LOC107782591 gene encoding actin-related protein 2/3 complex subunit 3 has translation MVYHSSFVDEEGISKACGCPLLPLKSHIKGPAPVSEQDTTDIVDEAITFFRANVFFKNFDIKSSSDKLLIYLTLYINIALKRLEGCRTLAEGTKAIINLGLETVPVPGESGFPFPGLFTAAQSKKEAELFRNYLRQIREETSGRLLSVAYRHNGTPNKWWLAFAKRKFMNMVLP, from the exons ATG GTTTATCACTCCAGTTTTGTTGACGAGGAAGGAATTAGTAAAGCTTGTGGATGCCCTTTATTACCTCTGAAAAGCCATATAAAGGGACCTGCTCCAGTTTCAGAACAAG ATACAACTGATATTGTGGATGAAGCAATCACATTCTTCCGAGCAAATGTCTTCTTCAAAAACTTTGATATTAAGAGCTCATCTGACAAGCTACTTATCTATTTGACATTGTATATCAACATCGCTCTAAAGAGGCTTGAAGGCTGCAGAACTTTAGCTGAAGGAACCAAGGCTATCATCAATCTAGGTCTGGAAACGGTTCCTGTACCTGGAGAGTCAGGTTTTCCGTTCCCAGGCTTATTTACTGCTGCCCAATCAAAAAAAGAAGCAG AACTATTCAGGAATTACCTAAGGCAAATAAGGGAGGAAACTAGTGGGAGATTATTAAGTGTTGCTTATCGACATAATGGAACTCCTAACAAATGGTGGTTAGCATTTGCCAAGAGAAAGTTTATGAACATGGTTCTTCCTTGA